The Solanum pennellii chromosome 4, SPENNV200 genomic interval AAAAGTGAATAGATGAGAAAAATTACCTCCAAATAAGAGGGATATTGAAAAAGAAACACGAAGCATAAAAAGGATAAACAGAAAATTGAATAATCCATCGGAACCCTGGTTACCTCACAAAGAGTGAGATTTTCCGTGGCTAACCTATATGAACCTCAAATGCAATACAAACAGACAAACCTTGTGAAGCGCAATTCCTCGATCAACAACAGGAGAAGCATCTGTCAAGCAAGACATGCCAGAATACATCTCTTTGTCCATTAGGAGAAATGCAATGGTCTTGTCACCGACAATAGACTGTATCCAGCAGACATAATAAGAGTGAACATAAAAATGTCACAAGATAAATAACTTATCATGTGATTCAATGGCTACCAATGTTCTGAAGCCCATGGCGATAGAAGTACTTTATACTTTCAGGACAAGTATATTTGGGTTCTATCTAGCAATTGTTCTGAGAACTATTTAGCTgtagaaataaatttaaaatacctGATCATGGCTCTCCGCATATGCTATACACTTCTCTGTATATCTCCTATTTGTCAAACTCGATGTTACTTCCTTCATGGACCAATCTTCATCATTCTTATTCTTTACATAATCTATCCACTTATCTGGGATTGCCATCGCCAGGCGATAATCAAAACCAATTCCTCCCTCAGAAACAGGCCGGCCAAGGCCTGGCATACCAGAAACATCTTCGGCAATAACAGTTGCGTCTGGGAAAATCTTGTGAATCAGATTATTGGCCAACATTAAATAGACGACAGCATCAACATCTGTAGCCTCGCTGAAATACTCATTATAGTTTCCTGTAAATCCCATATTGATTCCATGATGAACATACAACATAGAAGTTATTCCATCAAATCGAAATCCGTCAAAGTTATACTCTTCTAGCCACCACCTCAAGTTGGAAAGAAGGAAACGAAGAACCTCCCAATTGGCATAGTTGAACAGCCTGCTATCCCACAACTTATGGTACCCTCGCTCTCCGGCATGAAAGTAGGATTCTTGAGAACCTTGGCCAATATCAAAGCCATTGAGGCCATCAGTGACATTATTGCTTGCATGACTGTGAACGACATCCACCAGAACCTGTAAACCCAAGCTATGTGCTTTATCTATCAGATACTTTAGGTCCTCCGGATTTCCAGATCTACTGCTCACAGCAAAAAAGTTTGTAACATGATACCCAAATGATCCATAGTAAGAATGTTCCATTATGGCCATCAACTGGACAGTATTATAGTTATTTGCCTTAATTCGAGGTAAAACATCATCTGCAAACTCACGATACGAATTTACACGTGGCTCAGAGCTGCTCATGCCGACATGTGCTTCGTAGATTCGTGGGGCTCGGGGTTTGGAAGGGCGAGGGTGTTTGAAGTTGTACCTGTTTAATTGCTGGAGTAGTAAGTTATCAAGCACTTATAGattgatttattttgttaaggGGAAGAGTATGGATCAAGTCCAAATTAGTAAAGACACATTATTTTAGCTTTTGCATTTCAAAATGTCTTACATAAAAAGACTAGTAAGAACATGAATCTAAATGCCTGTGATGATGGTGTTCAAAATTCAGCTTCAAGGTATGAATAACAAAACCTTTCAGAAGGCGGTGGGTCCCAGTAGACACCATCATATGGTGCTGCAAACTTTGTGGCGTCTACAGTGGCATACTTTATCCAAGCAGGGATACGATCTACCCACGCTCCCTCACCATGCTTGAAACGGAACTTAACTCTGGAGTTGTGTGGAATGGCTGGCTTACTGTCAACATCAGGAATTCTAATACTCCAAACACCAAACTGGTCCTTCTCCATCATGTGGTTGGAACCGTTCCATCCGTTGAAATCACCAATAACTTCTGCTTCCCTGCATTGTGGATGAGTTAATTAGAAGCATAACCTTAATAGCAATTAGAAGATGTAAAAAGCCAATAATGCTGGAACACCATGTTTTAAAAGGAAATCAGTTATGATGATGGAAACTACTATTTTGTAGTAGAAGAGGACCTACTGAGCAGCAGGAGCCCATTCACGATAGACTATGCAACCATCTTCCCTGTTGaatccaaattttaaataacCTGCGAAAAAAGAGAGCAGTTTACAAAAGAAAAACCTGCTAAATCTCAACAAGAATCAATATTAAGGAAGCTATTTCGAACAGAAAGAGTAACCCATGATTATAGAAGGAAATTGTGAAGCAACAGAAGGaagactttcttttttttctacaaatttGCTTTAAGACCATATTTGATGCTTATACAGTACATGTTGAATCCCCTCAGCTTCTCTGTGTGTATACTTCTTATATTTCAAATCTCCTTAGTGAAAATCTTGGCTTTGCTGACACCTAGGGGTGTGTCACTTCTCCAAAAAACTTGTGTACTTTTTGAAGACCCAATCAAACAGCTTTTTAAGAGATTGAAAAATAGCCTCGTTCCACCTAAATGGAGCCACTACTTACGCCCCGGTATGCAAAATTCTCTAGCAAAGTGAAAGTAGGTATAATCAATTCATCTTCCACAATAAGGTCAAACTGCCTAAAGCACAACTCTTGGCTCTTACCTTGAGCAAATTCCTCAAGGCCTCCCTCATATTTTTGAATGAGCATTTTCTGATCCACATATCTCTTCATTCTGTATCTGAAGTGATCTAGATAAGGTTCCAAAGCTGGATCCAAATTTAGGAGGCCAATATTTTCAGTCTTGACATCTTCCTCTCTGGATGCCATTGTCGAGTTATCATTGGTCAAAACAGCGGAAATAGCTGAGCTGTGCTTCATCTAAGCAAGCAATGCACCATAGTGAGTTTATATCAAAAGGAAGAAAGGTATCAACGGAGCTAAAAACTGTTATACACAACACGAAAGAAGTTGATAATGTGGAAACACCATGCTCATAAAGATTGTAATTCAAATAACAAATGCCCGCAGGAGTAAAGAGCTCCTTTCCCAAGTTAAGGTAATTTAAATTGGCGGGATAAAGTAACACGTGTTTGACGTCTCCACATGGTGCACAGATCAAATATGCTATGAACACCAGTCCAGAAATTTTCCAACTACTTATATACTATCCGTGCAACCAATATCAATTATCAAACATACCCTTTCATCTTTTCTAACTCTTGATTTTGAGGTGTTAGAAATATCCCAAGACCGTCCCTGAGATCCGAACTTCAGTCCAGTACTATGTTGAGAAGGAAAACATATCTTATTTCTAGAAGCCTGTCAAAGAAATTCTCGAGGTTACATGGATATCTTGAGAACTTAAGAAATCACACAGTATAATTGAACATATACATGCAGCATATCCTAATCTCTGGACTGACTGGTAGCCATAAACTGAATTTGAATTCATAGAAATAATTGGAGTAGCAGTTGAGCTTCTCAAGGTCCATTCAAAGAACACATTCTCAATTATCCGTCTCATATGATACAATATTTTCAATTGCAGTCcaacatcaaaagaaaaatgtaaaaataagaAACATCATGACCAGGTAATCAATACACTCTTGTTCAATACTGAATCTATTATTGGTACATTCATAAGGCTAGAAAAAACAAACTTCAGTAGCTATCTCGCATTATAACTTATTATGTTTCCAGCAAAATCCATAACAAATCTTATATAACTTTCAGAAAGAaacattttttatcatttcCCTGGATACATAATGAACCGTTTAGTCTAATAATAGAGTTGTAGGGTACAACGTTTACTTTTACTCCTCTTCCATCCAGGGAAAGAGCTAAAAGCATGTCTACTTGTTCAGAACTTTGGCCTTGACCCTGTATTTGTGTTGTAAAAAATCCACTTATTATGTATACATAATTGATTTACAACAACAAACACAacgtaatcccacaagtggagtTGGGGGAGGACCTTACCCCTAACGAGATAGAAAGATTGTTTTAATAGACCTCAGCTAAAGTAAAAGCATTTCAAAGCAACGCGAATATGAAGAAGCCATGATAAAACACAAAAGGAAGCATGTGAGAGCATTCGAAACCGAGGAACAATAACTACAACAagatatataatacaaaaatcgAAGTACAAGAAACAGAAAATAGTAACAAAGATCAAATAACTAAACAAGAAACTACCCAACTAATTCCACGACTACTAGTATGAAAGGATAAGTGAAACAACACTCAAATACCTAACTGACCTTCTACCCCTCATCCGTGTCCTCCATAACCTCCTACAACACTCTTTCTAAATATTGTCACTCCCCACAAACCCCATCATCTCTCAGTTTTTTGACTTTTATACACTCAGCCATCTTACAAATTTGTCACATGATACTACATAAGGTTCTATAAGTGTCATTTTTCTTCcatatttgatattatatattaaaaaaaattaaggagatGATCCAGAACTATAggaaaatataatgaaaaggCTAAAATCAATTGATATTAAcatgaaattagtaaaaaaattacCCGTGGAGAAACTCTAGGTGAGGAAGATGGAAAAGATCCTCGAATGGGTTTTGataaaacattgaaattaaTTTCCATTGATCAAATTTTGGTACTTTGCTTCAGCTTTCGCCTTCTTATAGGTTCTGATTCTTGATTCCTCATTTTAGTggcttttaataaataaataaaaaaaacattatgacCCTTTCTAGTCCTCcactttttgaatatttcacACAGACCCCATTCGTTTCGAAATTGaactaaaacatatttttttagttttttatatttctattataCAATTTCGATATTTATCGATCCAAACCATACATAATAGTTATAGTCGATTTTTTGTGCacgtatattttttatatagagtTCCTTTTACTTTCTTTAGTGATAAATGCAGATATAGTTAAGGATTTATTGACTTATATGAACtgtacaattttatattttgtatatacgTATGTTCAAaagtttattatatatatacaaataatagaTTTTTCAAATCTAGTTATAAATTAAATGGTTATGGTAAAATTTTAAGCTTCAAACTATACACCCTTAATCAAGTTGTGAATTTTAACTACTTATTGATTAGGccgaaaaataatttataagatcaagtataaaattttcattttcttgcaCTGAAATGTTAATATTGGAAAATATGATGGAGCAATCTAAATTGTTTGTTGATTTATAAACTAAGTAAGTTTTGTTCTTTTCATTGATATGAATTaataattgatgaattaattattttgctcaaaattttagaatgttaaaaaataatttatattaatgaccttaaataattaattaagaagtAAATGCACTCGATTACAAGTTTACAATATTAAACACATATCTGTTTTGTCACCAATTATATTATCTAATATAACATGTTTTGTATTAATAATTGATGAAGTAATTATTTTGCCCAAAATTTTAGaatgtcaaaaaataatttattttaatgacattaaataattaattaaaaagtaaatgCACTCgattacaattttaaaatattaaacacATATCTAGTGGGTCACGGATTATATTATCTAATAATATaacatttcaaattaaataaagttcCTATAAAGTTCATAGGAACTAAGATAAAATTTGTGAATGGGAAAGCATTTTTCAGAACATCATGGGTGAGTATGACAATCAAATTGAACTTAAGGGATGAAAAATGAATATCATTCAACTATGAGGGCAAGCAAATTTAGTAGGGgccaaatgaaagaaattaatTTGTCAGTTTATTCTTAAACTTtacttcttttaaaattaatttgactaatcACACTTGAAATGAGAATTTTAACATCGACCGTTAATTaccattttattattaaagtgAACTACGGGTCAACTACACCAATGCTTTTGCTGGTGCCAAAGTCAAAATATAATGTCCACCTTTCATGTGATTAATTCAACATTTACGTaacaaaaattactaaaattaacGTCAGATATACCATACCCTAATCTCTGCAAAATGCCAATGATGTAGATGATCATGCACACGAAATCGTAGTAgttattttcatgtatataatagatgttgaattcaTATTCTGATattaaacatgatcataaacTCAAAAACAAGTAACAGGCAAGAGTAGAGATGACAACACTACACTGTAAACATCATTGAGGAATACGAAAACCATACAACATTTTGACTGTAAATGAAGGGTTtcgtgaagaaaaataaaaaactatgtTCAAACCAACACCGAGCTAACGAAAATAGCCATAGAGTTCTAAGAAGCAGATGCAACAGTTCCAGGGGTTAGTATCGTCTGTAGTAGGACCGGTCATGAGAACTCGAAAGAATCTGAAAGGAAGTAATGCATTTGAACCAGTAACTGGCCATGATGCAAATTGACCTGGCTTGCAAATAGTTTGATCATTCTCATGTACTCTCAGATTTGTCCAGCTTTTCCCATCCAAAGAGCCCTGAGAATGCAATTCACAAAAAATTGTTATTAGAACGCCACTTTTAACACCGTTTCAGTTCTACAAAATGGAGATGTtggtatgtatatatgtataatctATAGACGAGTTACGACTACATCCACAGATCCACTGGAGATGATGTGTATACTGGTTTGTGAATGTTGAGTTCACTGCTTACCTGAAGGTTCCAACGTCTGATAAATGCTCTTGATCCATCCTGTCTCAATGTGTAGTAGTTACACATGAGCTGCATcgattcatcaaatattaaatgCATAAGATGTTTCATCTTCTAGTTGAATACCAAATGGGAAAATCAATCAGGGATATTGACACGCAGTTTGTGTGTGCTATAAACGAGAGAGAGTACTTTTAACGAAACCAAAAGAGCAGAGATAAGTGTTCACTTTCAATATCTTGATCCAAGGTATACTGACCAGCACTACTCTAGACAACCATGATATCATGCAATGCCCTTACAATGAGAAATGCAAGTTATCGATGTTCAATTTTAAATGTTTCATTTTCACAAGTCAATTAAAAATACAGATGAATCTGAGAATCAGCACGGACGATGTGATTGTCTAAGTTACAACATACATCTTATTTTACAAAAACTTCTTTCAGCTCCCTTGAGTACACACAATTAAATTATACACAAACCAATAAATCTAACCTGGTGATCCGGACCAATATCAACCATCCACCACGAAGCGTTCTTTCCCCCCTCCATCTGAGGTCCAGCAACAGATGTACCCTgagaccaaaaaaaaattcatcctTCATATTATGGAGCTAACACACTCTTTTGTGTCCTTAACGCCATCGATGAATAAGAGAGAGCAaaagaatatttctttttttttctcaaattaatttaaaaggagaAGATACTTCACATTAATTGAATGTCATTCTATTCGTACCTGGAAGTTCCTTGATACCAACACCTTGGGATCAGTGCATCTTGAAATGGGGCTACTAGCCGTGATAATTACTCTCTGAAACATGAATTACCAATGTTAAACAGATGACAGAATGAGATGGTAAacaattgtatattttttagaaCGGTAGCAAGTCAAAAGGAGGAAGGTTAATGC includes:
- the LOC107017899 gene encoding 1,4-alpha-glucan-branching enzyme, whose product is MEINFNVLSKPIRGSFPSSSPRVSPRASRNKICFPSQHSTGLKFGSQGRSWDISNTSKSRVRKDERMKHSSAISAVLTNDNSTMASREEDVKTENIGLLNLDPALEPYLDHFRYRMKRYVDQKMLIQKYEGGLEEFAQGYLKFGFNREDGCIVYREWAPAAQEAEVIGDFNGWNGSNHMMEKDQFGVWSIRIPDVDSKPAIPHNSRVKFRFKHGEGAWVDRIPAWIKYATVDATKFAAPYDGVYWDPPPSERYNFKHPRPSKPRAPRIYEAHVGMSSSEPRVNSYREFADDVLPRIKANNYNTVQLMAIMEHSYYGSFGYHVTNFFAVSSRSGNPEDLKYLIDKAHSLGLQVLVDVVHSHASNNVTDGLNGFDIGQGSQESYFHAGERGYHKLWDSRLFNYANWEVLRFLLSNLRWWLEEYNFDGFRFDGITSMLYVHHGINMGFTGNYNEYFSEATDVDAVVYLMLANNLIHKIFPDATVIAEDVSGMPGLGRPVSEGGIGFDYRLAMAIPDKWIDYVKNKNDEDWSMKEVTSSLTNRRYTEKCIAYAESHDQSIVGDKTIAFLLMDKEMYSGMSCLTDASPVVDRGIALHKMIHFFTMALGGEGYLNFMGNEFGHPEWIDFPREGNNWSYDKCRRQWNLADSEHLRYKFMNAFDRAMNSLDEKFSFLASGKQIVSSMDDDNKVVVFERGDLVFVFNFHPNDTYEGYKVGCDLPGKYRVALDSDAWEFGGHGRVGHDVDHFTSPEGIPGVPETNFNGRPNSFKLLSPARTCVAYYRVDERMSETEVYQTDISSELLPTVNIEESDEKLKDSLSTNISNIGQTVVASVEERDKELKGSLSVSIISDVVQAD